The proteins below are encoded in one region of Candidatus Dormiibacterota bacterium:
- a CDS encoding ATP-binding cassette domain-containing protein has protein sequence MAVVGLALDGVAPADLAGHGATLSVPPGETAVLAGREGAGKSRLVRALMGLEPGRGRVRIGEDEHDLAAGSPPPRSALGAILDPPVLQSGLECGANIRLGERAAPRGRRRRAEEVVEALGIEDRLLGLHPAHVPLRGRQLVALAQMLAAGKQAVVWDLARADLWADLDRARAAFGEVTWLVLVQSARAALVHGQHAGILERGWVTCYGPRAEVAERLAFVVALRAEDGAVS, from the coding sequence CCCTCGACGGAGTCGCCCCGGCGGACCTCGCCGGTCACGGCGCCACCCTGAGCGTGCCGCCCGGTGAGACCGCGGTGCTGGCCGGCCGGGAGGGCGCCGGCAAGAGCCGGCTGGTGCGCGCGCTGATGGGGCTCGAGCCCGGCCGCGGCCGGGTGCGCATCGGTGAGGACGAGCACGACCTCGCCGCCGGGTCGCCGCCGCCCCGCTCGGCGCTCGGCGCGATCCTCGACCCCCCGGTGCTGCAGTCGGGCCTGGAGTGCGGGGCGAACATCCGGCTCGGCGAGCGCGCCGCGCCCCGGGGGCGGCGCCGCCGCGCCGAGGAGGTGGTCGAGGCCCTCGGCATCGAGGACCGGCTGCTCGGCCTCCACCCCGCCCACGTGCCGCTCCGCGGCCGGCAGCTGGTGGCGCTCGCCCAGATGCTCGCCGCGGGGAAGCAGGCGGTGGTCTGGGACCTCGCGCGCGCCGACCTCTGGGCCGACCTCGACCGCGCTCGCGCCGCCTTCGGAGAGGTGACCTGGCTGGTGCTGGTGCAGTCGGCCCGGGCCGCCCTGGTCCACGGCCAGCACGCCGGCATCCTCGAGCGCGGGTGGGTCACCTGCTACGGCCCCCGCGCCGAGGTGGCGGAGCGGCTCGCCTTCGTGGTGGCGCTGCGCGCCGAGGACGGCGCGGTCTCCTGA